Genomic window (Streptomyces sp. RerS4):
CCACTCCGGCGCCCAGTCCGAAGCCGCCGCGGCCGCCGCCCGCTCCCTGGACGATCAGGGCATCCGCTGTGCCGAGGCCAGTACGCAGGTGGACGCCTCCGGCCTCGCCGTACCCGTCGGACAGGTCGGCACCGTCACCGTCACGATCACCTGCACCGTGGCCCTGTCCGACCTCCTGCTCCCCGGGGTGCCCGGACACAAGACGCTCACCAGTCGTTTCACCTCCGTGGTTGACGCCTACCGCTCCCGGGAGGGATGACCCATGCCCATGCCCATGCCCACGCCGACGGCCCGCCCCAAGTCCTTGCGGCGGCGCCTGAAGGACGACGACGGCGGGATCGCCATCTACACGGCGATCGTCACGGTGGCCCTGCTGGGCATCATCGGGCTGGCCATCGACGGCGGCGGCAAGCTCCGCGCGACCGAACGCGCGGACGCGACCGCGATGGAAGCCGCCCGCGCGGCCGGCCAGGCCATCGACCCGGCCGCCGCCATCAACGGCCAGGCCGTCCGCGTCGACCCCCACGCCGCACAGGCCGCGGCCCAGGCCTACCTCGCCCGCACCGGCACCCAAGGCAGCGTCACCCTGTCCGCCGACCAGAGCCTGCTCACCGTCACCGTCCACGACGCCTACACCACCAAATTCCTTGCCATCGTCGGCATCCCCTCCATGGGGGTGAACGGGCACGGCTCCGCCCGCCTGCTGTACGGCGTCACCCAACCGCAGTAGCCCCCGCCCTCCTGTCCCCCTGTCCGCCGTCGAAGCGAGAACACCCGATGCCCAAGCCCACCCCAATCCGCCCACCGTCCCGCCCCCAAGGTGGCGGTGGCCGCACCGCGGCCGCGCTGGTCCGCGCGGTGTTGTCCCTGACCGTCCTGGCCGCGCTGTTGGCCGGTCTGCCGGTCCTGCTGTGGTGGGCGACCGCCATCGTCGGCCCGCCCGGCTGGGCCGCGCTCTCCAGCCTGCTGTCCACCGAGGACTCCGGGCAGGTGTTCCTCTTGGCCCTGGCCGTCGCCGGCTGGGTCGGGTGGGCCTGCTTCGCCCTCGCCGTCCTGCTGGAGATTCCCGCGCAGCTGCGCGGCCGCACCGCCCCGCAGATCCGCGGCCTGGTCGGTCAACGCGCCGCCGCAGCCCTCGTCGGAGCCGTGCTCGTCGCCCTGCCCGCCGGAACCGCCCTCGCTGCCCCCGCCGCCCCCGCTCCCGCCTCCCCCGGCATCAGCGCCTCACCAGTCCCCGGCACCCCGGACAGCGGCACCGTGGCCTCCCTGGACCGTTCCGCCGGCGCGTCTGCCGCCGGAGCGGTGACGTACACGGTGCTCGACGCACGGCCGGCGGAAAGCCTGTGGTCCATCGCCGCGCAGCAGTTGGGCGACGGCGAGCGGTGGACGGAGATCGCCACCCTCAACGCAGGCCGCATCATGGTCGACGGCACCGTCTTCGACGCCCGCCAACCGATCCAACCCGGATGGCGCCTCACCCTTCCCCACGACAGCGGCAGTGAGCGCGCGGGACAGGCCGGTGCGCACGGCGGGCAGGGCGGTCACGTGGTGCGGGCAGGTGAGAGCCTTTCCACCGTCGCCGCCGACCGTCTCGGATCGGCCGACCGCGCGATGGAGATCTTCGACCTCAACCGCGGCCAGGCCCTGCCCGACGGTGGCACCTTCACCAATCCCGATCTGATCCACCCCGGACAGCACCTCACCCTGCCCGCGAACGCCGGCTCCGCGCCCTCCGCCACTTCCCCGGCTGCTCCCACCCCCGACTCGCCGGCCGCCGGCACACCGACACCCGCCGCGACGCCTTCCTCGGCCCCGGCCCCGGCAACCACGCAGCCGACAGCCGCCCCTTCGCCGGCAACACCGTCCACGACCGCCACCCCCCCGACCGCGGCCTCGCCCTCCGCGTCCGTTCCCCAGCAGGCACCGACCCCCACAACCTCGGGCACCCCCGCCGCGCCGTCCACCGAGCGCGCGCGAGAGGCGGTATCCGTCAACTGGGCGCTCGTTGCGGGGATCGGCACCCTCCTGGCCGCGTCCCTGACGACAGCGCTCGCCGTACGGCGCATCCTGCAACAGCGCCGGCGGCGCGCGGGCCAGACCATCGCCCAAGACACCGACCCCACCGAACTGGAACAAGTCCTTGTCGCGACCGGCGAAGTGGGCGGCGTCGAACTCCTCGACCGGCTCCTGCGCGCCCTCGCCCACCAGGCCGCCACCGACCAACGCGACCTTCCCGCCCTACGCGGCGCCCTGTTGTCCGGCAAGGAAGTCCGGCTGCTCCTCGACGAGCCGGCCGACCCGATCGCCCCGGCCACCACCGGCGGCAATTCCCGGACCTGGATCCTGGACCCGCGCGCCGCACTGCCGGACGACGGCGTCCTGCGCGAGGTCCAGGCCCCCTACCCGGGGCTGGTCACCCTCGGCTCCCACGAAGACGGGCTGCTGCTGGCCGACCTGACCACCACCCGCGTCCTGCTCCTGGACGGCACCCCCGACGAGGTGCTGGAGGTTGCCCGCGCCCTGGCCCTGGAGCTCGGCACCTGCGCCTGGACGGACTACAGCGAGATCCTGACCGCGGGCCTCGGCTCCCGCCTGGCCGGCCTGCTTCCCCAGGGCCGCATCCGCGCCATGCCCCACCTGGCGGCCGTCGCCACCGACCTCGGCAGCGTCCTCCTCGAAGCCCACCAAGCGGGCGAGCAGGCCCTGCCCTGGATCCTCGTCGCCGCCGGCGACCACGATCCTGACCACCTCACCCAGCTCGCCGACGCCCTCGCGGCCGCCCGCGACCTGAAGACCGCCCTGGTCCTACCCGCGGGCGACGCGGCTCGCCGCGCCTTCCCCCACGCCGAACTCCTCGACGTCACCACCGGCTCCCCCGCCCGTCTGGATTCCGTCGACCTGCCCGTCACCCTCCAACGCATCACGGACGACCAGTACCGGCAGTACGTCCACGCCCTCACCGTCTCCACCCAGGACCCGCAGCCCGCCACGGGACCCTGGGGGTTCGCCGAACCTCACGAACAGCCCGCCGGTAGCGGACAGCCTCTGACCGTCCGCGTCACCACCGCGACTGCGACCGCGAACGACCCCGGCAACCCCTTCCCCGCACTCCTCGCCGCCGCGCCCACTGGCACCGGCACCGGCCCCGAGACGGTCCTCCCCCAGCAAGGGCAGAGCCCCGCCGAGACCGCCGAGACCGAAGAGGACCCCCAGGAGGTCGTCGAGCAAGCAGTGCCGTCGGCCACCCCGGACACAGAGCAGCCGGTGATCCGCATCGACGTGCTGGGACCGCTGCGCATCACGGGAGCCGCAGACTCGGCCCACCGGCCACGCACCGCCGTCATCGCCGCCCTCATCCACCTGCGCCCCGGCCGCACCATCGACACCCTCTGCAACGCCATGGACCCCGTCACCCCCTGGACAACGCGCACCATGCACTCACGCCTCTCCGAACTCCGGAGCGTCCTGGGCACCACCGCCGACGGAACGACCCTCCTGCCCCGGCCCACCACGACCGGCTACACCTTCCACCCCTCCGTCACCTCCGACTGGGAACAGTTCAAAACCCTCGCCACCCGAGGCCTCGCCGCCGGTGCGCCCACCGGCATCGCGGACCTGGAGGCCGCCATGGCTTTGGTGCGCGGGCGCCCGTTCGCCGGGCGCAGCCTGCCCTGGGCAGACGCCGCCGTACAGGAGATGCTCGCCCGGATCACCGACACCGCGCACACCCTCGCCCGCTGGCACGCCGAAGGACCGGAGCCGGATCTCGACGCCGCCCGCACCGTCGTCCAGCACGCCCTCGACATCGAGGAGACGTCCGAGGTCCTCTACCGCGACCTGATCACCATCGAAGCCACCACCGGCAACCAGGCCGCCGTCCGCAAGGCCGTCGCCCGCCTCCAACAGATGGCACGCACCTACGACATCACCCTCGACGACACCACCGAGACCGTCATCGACCAGGCCCTGACCACAGGGCCGATCCACACGACGGGGGCCCTGCCCAGGACCTGACCGGGCCCCGCACCGAAGGCCGAAGGGCCGGACCGATACGGTCCGGCCCTTCGCGTTAAGACGCCAGGATCGTGAAGACGGATCAGACCTGCGCCGTCGTAGGAGGAGGCGACAACAGTGCGCACTTGGCCGCGGCCATCAACTCGGCCCGCGCTTGCGACTCACCCGCCGGCGGACGTCGCACCCACTCCTGACGCACCTCCACCACCGCCGCACACACCGCCAGCACCTGCTGCGCCATGTCCTCGGAGAGCTCCGCTCCTTGCGGACCGGTCACCACCACCGGCCCGTACAGCCCGTACGGCAACTCACCACGCCACAGTGACGCGAGAACCCACGCGGACAGGTTCATCGGCAACCGGTCACCGGCCCCGTTGCCGTGAACCCAGAAGTCGACGCGACGGTGGTAGACCGCACGATCCGACGCACCACCTACGGCCGTACGTACCGCATCTTGGCGATCCGACGCCTCGCCTCCCCACGACAACGTCACCACCGCTCCGTCCGTGTCGATCCGCAACGCGTCGCCCATGCCGCCCTCCGATGCGCGGACATGCCGACTCCTCGCCGGCCCCTCTCCCATGATCTCTGCTCAGGCGGTCACCGTGGCCGCAAGACTGAAACTCACCGGCCTCGGAGAGGCGACGAGAGCCCACCCTCGCGGCTGTGGCGTCATCCTCGCGCTTTCACGAAGGGAGGCTGTCCAGCAGGTGATCAGGACAGCAGAGCTCAGCCCACCTCCTGCGCCGCGCCGTCCTTCACCCCAAGACCGAACAGGAGAGTGAAGCACCCGAGCAGGAAGCCGGATGAGCGCCGCCGATCACATGGCCGCGTTCCTCGCTTGGCAGACCCGCCAGCGCGTCAACTTCGACGCGCTGGCGGGCGCCGCCGACGCCGGTGACTCCAGCCTGGCCGCCTCACCACGGCGCCGCCGTATCCTCGCCGAGGCCGCCCGCACCCTGGCCGCCCGCGGCCTGGCCACACTGCCCAAGGGGAAAGACGGCTGGGACCACGCCGCGCACCCGCCGCTGCCCCGCTGGGTCCAACGCCCTCCGGCCGCCCGACCCCCCGGCCGACGGCCCGCCCCCAGGGCCTACGTCGCACAACTGGCCTTCGCCACCACCATGCGCCTGACCACGGCCGACCACGCGCTGCTCGGCCCCATCAACGCGTTGCTGCGCGACCAACCCGACGCCGAGGTCATCCCGCTCGCCGACCGGTCCTACCAGCTCTACGGCGAAGAGAAACACCTCAAGCACATCGAGCGCCACCACCTCGTCACCAAAGGCTTCCTCGACCTCACCACACACCTGCGTGCCCGACCCACGCCCGCCCCGCTGGCAATGTTCGAACTGGGACCGGCACCCTGGCTGCTCATCGTGGAGAACACCGCCGCGTTCACCAGCCTGCGCGAGATCCTCGGCACCTGGCCCGACAACAGCCAGGTCGGATGGCTCGTCTTCGGCGAAGGCGACCACCTCATCGCCTCCCTCCCCACCGCCCTGACCTCCTTCCGCGAACGCAGCCACCCCGTGGACACGGTGCTGCTGTACGCGGACCTCGATCTCGACGGACTGCGCTGCGCCCAGAAGGCCAGTGATCGCGCACGCACCGCCAGCCTGCCTCCGCTGCAGCCGGCGCTCGGTCTCTACCAGGCTCTCCTCGCCCAGCCGCCACGCCCTCACCCGCCCGTCGCCATCGACGAGGCACACACCGCCGCCACCTGGCTCCCGCCGTACCTAGCCAAGCCCCTCGCGGAACTGCTGGCCACCGGACTGGTGCTGCGCCACGAGGCTCTACCGCTTCCCCACCTCCGCGCCCTACTCACGCCGGACGCTCTCCTGCTTCCTCAGATCCGCGACGGCGCGAACCCCAGGCCCCCCCGGGCCCGCATATGCCGCTCCACCCCGTCCCGTCCGGAAGGACCGCTCCTGATGAGAGTCTGCCCCTCGCCTGATCCCCCGTCCCACGGTATCGACGCACCCGAAACAGACCCACGAACCTGGCACGACATCTGCACCACCACCATCGACGCTGTGCCCGTCGAATGCATCCGCCCGAGCGACACCGACCGCCCCACCTGGTGCGTATACCCCCCGGGCCGACACGGCCCCGAGGACTACCTGGGCACTCTGCACGCCCGCGACATCGACGGCTTCTGGTACGTCCAGGCCACCGGCGAGCGCCACATCTCACTCGCAGACGCCCTACGCACCCTGCAGGACGCCCGACCCACCGCCCGTGACACCCCCTCACCGCGCCGCTGCTAAACGACACCGGAAGTGCCAAGCCCCGGGCTCTCCACCAACGTCCCCCGCTGGTCGTCGGCGGCGCCTTGACCAGCACGGTGGAGCCCCGCTGTCAGCCTTGGGGTGACAGCGGCACTTGAGACGGACCGGCGGGTGAGCGGTCGAGGAGCGCGACGAAGAAGTCGGCAAGGAGGGGTTGGGCGCGGTCGCGGTCGCGGAGTTCGTCGTGGCCGAACCGGAAGACCTCGTAGCCGCGGAACTTCAGGGCGCGGTCGCCGGCCATGGTCGCTGCGTACTTCGTGCTGTCGGGTTCGGTTCCTGCGATGCGTGTGTAGTGCTGCATGCCGTCGACCTCCAGGACCACGCGCCGGTTTCCGGGGAGCAGCATGAGGAAGTCCATGCGCAGGTTCTGCATGGCCTGCGGTCCGCGTTCGCGGATGGTCTTGGGGTCCCAGTGGAGCCAGATCTCCGGCAGGAGGGCGGGGACGTCGTTCAGGTGGTCCCGGTGGGCGTGGTGGTAGTGCCAGAACAGGTTCTTCTGCCCTGGGGAGTTTGGGGGCAGGGAAGCCTCCATGCGGCTGTAGAGGGACCGGGCCGCCTGCTCGCGGTCGGTGATGTTCCGGGTCTCCTGCCACCAGGCCAGCAGGTCGCGCCAGAGCAGGCCCTCTTTGCCGACGGGGTGGTCGTAGACCAGGACCTTGTCGTCGCGTTGGGCTACTTGCCGATCCTGTTCTGCCGGGATCGGGTCCAGCGGGACTGCCCGGCGGCCAAGCGTCGGCGCCCGGCGTCCTGGAGCCGCCGCCGTTGCTTGCGCAGCTCCGCCTTCTGCGCCTTGTCGCTCTTCGGTTTCCGGGGTCGCTTCCAGATCGGCTCCCACCCGGACGGCTCATCGAGAGCTGCGGCGCTCTGTTTCACGGCTGCCCTGGCGCGGGCGAGGGCGTCCTCGAGGCTGGCAAGGTACGAGGCCCGCTCCCCTCGCGGCAGGGCGGGGGAGCGGACGTCGGATGATTCAGCGGGTCGCCGCCTCGTCGATCTTGCGACGTGCCCGTCGCCGGGCACGGTCGGGGTCTCGTTGCAGGGAGGGGCGAACTTGGGGTCGAGCCGGGAGGTCGCTGGGGGCTTCGGGCCGGTTCGCCACCGTGGCGAGAAGAGTCCGAATTTTGTGGGCGAACTCGGGGCCCGGTAGGGGCATCTCGCTTTCGGGTTCGCGGAGGTAGCCGACGGCCACAGCGGTGGGCATGTAGGTCATCAGCTCGGTGACCACGGCCGAGCGGGGCCTGCTGACGTGTCCGGCGAGGCGGCGCATGACGCGCAGAAGCGTGGTACTGGAGGCGCCGTCGCCGTGGCGGAGGACGAATGGGGCGCCGTCGCAGCGGAGTGTGGTGTGGACAGTGGGCACGTCTGCGTTGGTCGATTCGGTGTGCGTCTCACCGGTTTGGGTGCGCCACCAGCCGGCGGTGTGGGTCTCACCGAGCGCGAGGTGGTGCAGGTAGAGGCAGTAGGCGGCGGCTGGGTGGCCGGCTCCGGCTGCGTACTGCCACCAGAACCGGGCCCCGTCGTCGCTCTCGGTCAGTTGCAGCACGCAGGCCAGGATCAGTGCGCTGCGCGGTTCGGGGACCTGGTCGGTGACGAATGCGGCGACTGTTGTGGCCGGTGCGTGGCGGACCAGGGCCTCGCAGAGTGCGCGAAGTTCTTCGGCTGCGGTGATGTTCGGAGTTCCGATCGTCACCGGGTTGTTGCGAGGGCTCGTCTCGCGGATGGGGACGGCGTCGCGGGGCACGGTGCGTTTGGGGGCGAGCAGCGCCCTGGAGAGCAATTGTTCAATGGTCGTCATGGGTGAGTCCTCCGGATCGGGGCGGCAGCTCGATGGTGTCGTCCAGGAAGCGGTTGGCGTGGCGCTCGTCGGATCGGACCGCGGCCAGGGGAATGCCGAGCAGGTCGGAGACCTGCTTGGGCTGCAAGCCGCACAGGTGCCGCAGCACCATGACGTCGAGCTGGGCGTCGGGCAGCTTGCTGATCGCGGTGAAGAGCTCCAGGCTCTCGGCCAGTCGAGTTGGCTGTTCCTCCGGGCCGGCGTCGTGCAGCGCGACGGTGCTGAAGGCGGCTTCGGCCAGTACGGGGCGCTCGTCCCTGTAGTTGGCTTTGGCCTTGACTGTGGCGCGCAGGATGTTCCAGGCGTAGCGACGGATGTCAGGGCTTGCGAGAGCCTCGTCGAAGCAGAGCCAAAGGATCGCGAAGGTGTCGTCCACTGCGGTCTTGTGGCTACCCTCGGCGAGGAAGACTCCTGCGTAGGCGAGGTATCCATCCATGACCATCTGGCACAGGGCCCCGTGTTCGAGGGGCGGCCTGTCGGAGCGGTCGGTGGCCACGGTGGTGGTGATGGTGCCTTCCGTTGACCGGTCGACCCATTCCCGACTCTTCCCCGCGTCCATGGCTGCCTGCTTCCACAGCCGGTACAGGGGCCAGCCGGGAATTTCCAGCT
Coding sequences:
- a CDS encoding pilus assembly protein TadG-related protein, which gives rise to MPMPTPTARPKSLRRRLKDDDGGIAIYTAIVTVALLGIIGLAIDGGGKLRATERADATAMEAARAAGQAIDPAAAINGQAVRVDPHAAQAAAQAYLARTGTQGSVTLSADQSLLTVTVHDAYTTKFLAIVGIPSMGVNGHGSARLLYGVTQPQ
- a CDS encoding sigma-70 family RNA polymerase sigma factor, giving the protein MTTSYNAAGPARPGRKLGPIANTVSSSHRAWLEPTRERYLASGRTLSDLSLNVLAKSKLSELLRGIGHYPRWEVIHRLAGELEIPGWPLYRLWKQAAMDAGKSREWVDRSTEGTITTTVATDRSDRPPLEHGALCQMVMDGYLAYAGVFLAEGSHKTAVDDTFAILWLCFDEALASPDIRRYAWNILRATVKAKANYRDERPVLAEAAFSTVALHDAGPEEQPTRLAESLELFTAISKLPDAQLDVMVLRHLCGLQPKQVSDLLGIPLAAVRSDERHANRFLDDTIELPPRSGGLTHDDH
- a CDS encoding LysM peptidoglycan-binding domain-containing protein — translated: MPKPTPIRPPSRPQGGGGRTAAALVRAVLSLTVLAALLAGLPVLLWWATAIVGPPGWAALSSLLSTEDSGQVFLLALAVAGWVGWACFALAVLLEIPAQLRGRTAPQIRGLVGQRAAAALVGAVLVALPAGTALAAPAAPAPASPGISASPVPGTPDSGTVASLDRSAGASAAGAVTYTVLDARPAESLWSIAAQQLGDGERWTEIATLNAGRIMVDGTVFDARQPIQPGWRLTLPHDSGSERAGQAGAHGGQGGHVVRAGESLSTVAADRLGSADRAMEIFDLNRGQALPDGGTFTNPDLIHPGQHLTLPANAGSAPSATSPAAPTPDSPAAGTPTPAATPSSAPAPATTQPTAAPSPATPSTTATPPTAASPSASVPQQAPTPTTSGTPAAPSTERAREAVSVNWALVAGIGTLLAASLTTALAVRRILQQRRRRAGQTIAQDTDPTELEQVLVATGEVGGVELLDRLLRALAHQAATDQRDLPALRGALLSGKEVRLLLDEPADPIAPATTGGNSRTWILDPRAALPDDGVLREVQAPYPGLVTLGSHEDGLLLADLTTTRVLLLDGTPDEVLEVARALALELGTCAWTDYSEILTAGLGSRLAGLLPQGRIRAMPHLAAVATDLGSVLLEAHQAGEQALPWILVAAGDHDPDHLTQLADALAAARDLKTALVLPAGDAARRAFPHAELLDVTTGSPARLDSVDLPVTLQRITDDQYRQYVHALTVSTQDPQPATGPWGFAEPHEQPAGSGQPLTVRVTTATATANDPGNPFPALLAAAPTGTGTGPETVLPQQGQSPAETAETEEDPQEVVEQAVPSATPDTEQPVIRIDVLGPLRITGAADSAHRPRTAVIAALIHLRPGRTIDTLCNAMDPVTPWTTRTMHSRLSELRSVLGTTADGTTLLPRPTTTGYTFHPSVTSDWEQFKTLATRGLAAGAPTGIADLEAAMALVRGRPFAGRSLPWADAAVQEMLARITDTAHTLARWHAEGPEPDLDAARTVVQHALDIEETSEVLYRDLITIEATTGNQAAVRKAVARLQQMARTYDITLDDTTETVIDQALTTGPIHTTGALPRT
- a CDS encoding TadE/TadG family type IV pilus assembly protein; protein product: MTVTSGWAARWRTAGEGDRGSETIAAAIVTPLLLMLLCLAIAGGRIVTSGAKIDAAAEDAARAASISRTHSGAQSEAAAAAARSLDDQGIRCAEASTQVDASGLAVPVGQVGTVTVTITCTVALSDLLLPGVPGHKTLTSRFTSVVDAYRSREG